One region of Psychrobacter sp. DAB_AL43B genomic DNA includes:
- the dnaA gene encoding chromosomal replication initiator protein DnaA encodes MIDTANIWDKCLNDLRYHVKDNVFTMWLRPLSAHQEANTLIILAPNDYFVTYIKKNHLADIQQLVTKHSQGNIEEVIVRVDNAGRDTNDDVQSQSGSLFAEDNLPSPTADHKFETIHHNNAKADIDANMRHAELVDSGDAKSLSYLNPDFTFETFVTGKSNNLAYKACYELGKRQSKNRHNPLFIYGPSGLGKTHLMHSVAHRYLKNNQSFYYFTSEKFINQLVYSLRNNKIEDFKKKIKKVDLLIVDDIHVLAGKTKSSNEFLTLFADFTSGDKQLILASDRHPSQMTEFDERFRSRFSWGLTVAVDPPEIDTRVQILQRKAASYGMSLPKECALFIAQNVVSNVRRLEGALNQVFANANLTGAPITLEMVQYALKDIVAMRVQAVNMDNIRKVVAEYYDVTIKDMLGRKRTRSIARPRQIAMALSRELTSDSFPEIGQSFGGRDHTTVMHACDKVNELRAADPAFDKDYKTLALMLQAG; translated from the coding sequence ATGATAGATACAGCAAATATTTGGGATAAATGCCTAAACGACCTACGTTATCACGTCAAAGATAATGTGTTCACTATGTGGTTAAGACCACTGTCCGCTCATCAAGAAGCCAACACATTGATTATTCTTGCTCCCAATGATTATTTTGTGACATATATCAAAAAGAACCATTTAGCGGACATTCAGCAGCTGGTTACTAAGCATAGCCAAGGCAATATAGAAGAAGTTATCGTCCGTGTCGATAATGCTGGCCGTGATACCAATGATGATGTTCAGTCACAATCAGGATCCTTATTTGCAGAAGATAACCTCCCCTCTCCTACTGCAGATCATAAGTTTGAAACCATCCATCATAACAATGCCAAAGCAGATATCGATGCCAATATGCGTCACGCAGAGCTGGTCGACTCGGGTGATGCGAAATCATTAAGTTATTTAAATCCTGATTTTACCTTTGAAACCTTTGTCACTGGTAAGTCAAACAATCTGGCTTATAAGGCGTGTTATGAGCTTGGTAAACGTCAATCAAAAAATCGTCACAATCCTTTATTTATATATGGACCTTCTGGTTTGGGGAAAACGCATTTAATGCATTCTGTAGCCCATCGCTATTTAAAAAATAATCAAAGTTTTTATTATTTCACTTCTGAAAAATTTATTAATCAATTAGTTTATTCATTAAGAAATAATAAAATAGAAGATTTTAAAAAGAAAATAAAAAAAGTGGATTTATTAATTGTAGATGATATTCACGTATTGGCTGGAAAGACTAAAAGTAGTAATGAGTTTTTGACATTGTTTGCAGATTTTACCAGTGGTGATAAACAACTGATTTTAGCTTCGGATCGGCATCCATCACAGATGACTGAGTTTGACGAACGCTTTAGATCGCGTTTTTCTTGGGGTTTAACGGTCGCCGTTGATCCACCTGAAATTGATACGCGTGTACAAATCTTACAAAGGAAAGCTGCTTCGTATGGCATGAGCTTACCTAAAGAGTGCGCGTTATTTATCGCTCAAAACGTCGTCTCTAACGTGAGGCGTTTAGAAGGTGCATTGAACCAAGTATTTGCTAATGCTAACTTAACCGGTGCCCCTATTACGCTTGAGATGGTGCAATATGCGCTAAAAGACATCGTTGCAATGCGCGTACAAGCCGTTAATATGGATAATATTCGTAAAGTGGTCGCTGAATATTATGATGTGACCATTAAAGATATGCTGGGACGCAAACGTACGCGTAGTATTGCTAGACCACGCCAAATAGCGATGGCATTATCACGAGAGTTGACTAGCGATAGCTTTCCTGAGATTGGACAATCCTTTGGTGGACGCGACCATACGACAGTGATGCATGCTTGCGATAAGGTTAATGAGTTGCGAGCAGCAGATCCAGCGTTTGACAAGGATTACAAGACGCTAGCACTGATGTTGCAAGCGGGTTAG